The Streptomyces sp. NBC_01255 genome window below encodes:
- a CDS encoding sensor histidine kinase has product MRGDERKDGQGDTLPGSARRLAGSLLGCPTALLGVLFFLVSAVALGPFLLWPRTRPRAGEVLTAGARRLAALERSRRSVFFGDRFPGPYTVSDRRLLRYLAARTWAGVVYGIVLGLLGFGAVLAGLLVGGVVRGTLGWAELSAQLLLGGVLLFLDVQGLYALAALDARLARACFGPSESELLRRRIDELAVSRAAVVQAVDAERRRIERDLHDGVQQRLVALAMLLGRARRSRDRDPEQAEALLLQAHEEAGDVLAELRDVAWRVYPSALDSLGLEEALGGVAQRCSVPLRIRFEVAGPLPRPVETAAYFVVSEAVTNAAKHASASAVSVHVSLGGPPGGPLLTLRIEDDGRGGADPAGSGLTGLRSRVAALDGVLRVDSPLGGPTTLVAELPCA; this is encoded by the coding sequence GTGCGAGGGGACGAACGGAAGGACGGGCAGGGCGACACGCTGCCCGGATCGGCGCGCCGTCTGGCCGGGTCTCTCCTCGGCTGCCCGACCGCCCTGCTCGGCGTCCTGTTCTTCCTGGTCTCCGCGGTCGCCCTCGGGCCCTTCCTGCTGTGGCCCCGCACCCGGCCACGGGCCGGTGAGGTCCTGACGGCCGGCGCGCGGCGCCTCGCGGCACTGGAGCGGAGCCGCCGCTCCGTCTTCTTCGGGGACCGCTTCCCCGGCCCGTACACCGTCTCCGACCGGCGGCTCCTGCGCTATCTCGCGGCCCGTACCTGGGCGGGCGTGGTGTACGGGATCGTCCTCGGGCTCCTCGGCTTCGGCGCCGTCCTGGCCGGGCTGCTCGTCGGGGGCGTCGTGCGCGGCACGCTCGGCTGGGCCGAACTGTCCGCGCAACTGCTCCTCGGCGGTGTCCTGCTCTTCCTCGACGTGCAGGGCCTGTACGCGCTCGCCGCCCTGGACGCCCGGCTCGCCCGTGCGTGCTTCGGGCCCTCCGAGAGCGAGCTGCTGCGGCGCCGGATCGACGAACTCGCCGTCAGCCGGGCGGCCGTCGTGCAGGCCGTGGACGCCGAGCGCCGGCGCATCGAGCGCGATCTCCACGACGGCGTGCAGCAGCGGCTCGTGGCGCTCGCGATGCTGCTCGGGCGGGCGCGCCGGAGCCGGGACCGCGACCCGGAGCAGGCGGAGGCTCTGCTCCTCCAGGCGCACGAGGAGGCCGGCGACGTGCTGGCCGAGCTGCGGGACGTGGCCTGGCGGGTGTACCCCTCCGCGCTGGACAGCCTGGGTCTCGAAGAGGCGCTGGGCGGGGTGGCGCAGCGGTGCTCCGTCCCGCTGCGCATCCGGTTCGAGGTCGCCGGGCCGCTGCCCCGGCCCGTGGAGACGGCCGCCTACTTCGTGGTCTCCGAAGCCGTCACGAACGCCGCCAAGCATGCCTCGGCCTCCGCCGTCTCCGTCCACGTCTCGCTCGGCGGCCCGCCCGGAGGACCGCTGCTCACGCTGCGGATCGAGGACGACGGGCGGGGCGGCGCCGACCCGGCCGGCAGCGGGCTGACCGGCCTGCGGAGCCGGGTCGCCGCGCTCGACGGCGTCCTGCGTGTCGACAGCCCCCTCGGGGGACCCACCACTCTTGTCGCGGAGCTGCCGTGCGCGTGA